The Streptomyces sp. Je 1-332 genome has a window encoding:
- a CDS encoding Pro-rich N-terminal domain-containing protein, which yields MQHAVGSPLPPPHQPGHGPATGWSPAAQHPSGPPPGAAPGGPPPPAPGFAGAPHPQGTAPHPQGPAPQAHAPTPQHVAPGAPQHGQAPGGGPLPPTPDTTGHIQLPPGGPVAMPSPPPGTAQADTGATTLAVLLIGPAGAGKTSVAKYWAEHRRVPTAHISLDDVREWVRSGFADPQSGWNDHSEAQYRLARRTCGFAARNFLANGISCVLDDAVFPDRPVVGLGGWKRHVGPGLLPVVLLPGLEIVLERNAERSGNRRLTDEEVARIHGRMAGWYGSGLPIIDNSQLDVPATARVLDEVLARSIASPPQW from the coding sequence ATGCAGCACGCAGTGGGGTCTCCGCTGCCGCCGCCCCATCAGCCGGGGCACGGACCGGCCACCGGCTGGTCCCCGGCCGCACAGCACCCGAGCGGTCCGCCGCCGGGTGCAGCGCCGGGCGGCCCACCGCCTCCCGCGCCGGGTTTCGCCGGCGCACCGCACCCGCAGGGCACGGCCCCTCATCCGCAGGGACCGGCCCCGCAGGCGCACGCCCCGACGCCGCAGCACGTGGCGCCGGGCGCCCCGCAGCACGGCCAGGCCCCCGGGGGCGGCCCGCTGCCCCCGACCCCGGACACGACGGGGCACATCCAGCTCCCGCCCGGCGGCCCCGTCGCCATGCCGAGCCCGCCGCCCGGCACGGCCCAGGCGGACACCGGCGCCACCACGCTGGCCGTCCTCCTGATCGGCCCCGCGGGCGCGGGCAAGACCAGCGTCGCCAAGTACTGGGCGGAGCACCGCAGGGTGCCGACCGCCCACATCAGCCTCGACGACGTACGGGAATGGGTGCGCTCGGGCTTCGCGGACCCCCAGTCGGGGTGGAACGACCACTCGGAGGCGCAGTACCGCCTGGCCCGCCGCACCTGCGGTTTCGCCGCACGGAACTTCCTGGCCAACGGCATCTCCTGCGTCCTCGACGATGCGGTGTTCCCCGACCGCCCGGTCGTCGGCCTCGGCGGCTGGAAGCGTCACGTGGGCCCCGGCCTCCTGCCGGTGGTCCTGCTGCCGGGCCTGGAGATCGTCCTGGAGCGCAACGCCGAGCGCAGTGGCAACCGCCGCCTCACGGACGAGGAAGTGGCCCGCATCCACGGCCGTATGGCGGGGTGGTACGGCTCGGGCCTGCCCATCATCGACAACTCCCAGCTGGACGTGCCCGCCACCGCCCGGGTCCTTGACGAGGTCCTCGCCCGGTCCATCGCGAGCCCGCCGCAGTGGTAG
- the aroB gene encoding 3-dehydroquinate synthase has product MAETSGQTPTRIQVGGTAGTDPYEVLVGRQLLGELPGLIGEHTKRVAIIHPEALAETGDALREDLAGQGFEVVAIQVPNAEEAKTAEVAAYCWKALGQSGFTRSDLIIGVGGGATTDLAGFVAATWLRGVRWIAVPTTVLGMVDAAVGGKTGINTAEGKNLVGSFHPPVGVLCDLAALDSLPVNDFVSGLAEIIKAGFIADPVILELIEEDPQSARSPQGPHTAELIERSIKVKAEVVSGDLKESGLREILNYGHTLAHAIEKNERYKWRHGAAVSVGMAFAAELGRLAGRLDDATADRHRTVLESVGLPLSYRYDQWPKLLETMKVDKKSRGDLLRFIVLDGLGKPTVLEGPDPAVLLAAYGEVAN; this is encoded by the coding sequence ATGGCCGAGACGTCGGGGCAGACGCCCACCCGCATCCAGGTCGGCGGCACCGCGGGCACCGACCCGTACGAGGTGCTCGTCGGACGGCAGCTCCTCGGTGAGCTGCCCGGCCTGATCGGCGAGCACACCAAGCGCGTCGCGATCATCCACCCGGAGGCGCTCGCCGAGACGGGCGACGCGCTGCGCGAGGACCTGGCGGGCCAGGGCTTCGAGGTCGTCGCCATCCAGGTGCCGAACGCCGAGGAGGCCAAGACCGCCGAGGTCGCCGCGTACTGCTGGAAGGCGCTCGGCCAGTCCGGCTTCACCCGCAGCGACCTCATCATCGGTGTCGGCGGCGGAGCCACCACGGACCTCGCCGGCTTCGTGGCCGCGACCTGGCTGCGCGGAGTGCGCTGGATCGCCGTGCCGACCACCGTGCTCGGCATGGTGGACGCCGCGGTCGGCGGCAAGACCGGCATCAACACCGCCGAGGGCAAGAACCTGGTGGGTTCCTTCCACCCGCCCGTGGGTGTGCTGTGCGACCTGGCCGCGCTCGACTCGCTGCCGGTCAACGACTTCGTGTCGGGCCTCGCCGAGATCATCAAGGCCGGTTTCATCGCCGACCCGGTGATCCTCGAACTCATCGAGGAGGACCCGCAGTCGGCGCGCAGCCCGCAGGGGCCGCACACCGCAGAGCTGATCGAGCGTTCCATCAAGGTCAAGGCCGAGGTCGTCTCCGGCGACCTCAAGGAGTCGGGCCTGCGCGAGATCCTCAACTACGGCCACACCCTCGCGCACGCCATCGAGAAGAACGAGCGCTACAAGTGGCGGCACGGCGCCGCGGTCTCCGTGGGCATGGCCTTCGCGGCCGAACTCGGCCGCCTCGCCGGGCGTCTCGACGACGCGACGGCCGACCGGCACCGCACCGTCCTGGAGTCGGTCGGCCTGCCCCTGAGCTACCGCTACGACCAGTGGCCCAAGCTCCTGGAGACCATGAAGGTCGACAAGAAGTCCCGCGGTGACCTGCTGCGTTTCATCGTCCTCGACGGTCTGGGCAAGCCCACCGTCCTGGAGGGACCCGACCCCGCGGTACTCCTCGCCGCGTACGGCGAAGTGGCGAACTAG
- a CDS encoding shikimate kinase — MTGPQIVLVGPMGVGKSTVGALLAERLGTVYRDTDADIVAAQGREIADIFVDEGEPHFRDLERAAVRTALAEHEGVLALGGGAILDESTRALLAPHPVVYLSMDVEEAVKRTGLNVARPLLAVNPRKQWRELMDARRQFYAEVARAVVATDDRTPEEVAQAVLDALELKEA, encoded by the coding sequence GTGACCGGCCCGCAGATCGTTCTGGTCGGGCCGATGGGCGTGGGCAAGTCGACGGTGGGCGCGCTGCTCGCCGAGCGCCTCGGCACCGTCTACCGCGACACCGACGCCGACATCGTGGCCGCACAGGGCCGGGAGATCGCGGACATCTTCGTGGACGAGGGTGAGCCGCACTTCCGCGACCTGGAGCGGGCAGCCGTGCGCACGGCGCTCGCCGAGCACGAGGGTGTCCTCGCGCTCGGCGGCGGCGCGATCCTCGACGAGTCGACCCGCGCGCTCCTCGCCCCGCACCCCGTGGTCTATCTGTCGATGGACGTCGAGGAGGCGGTCAAGCGGACCGGCCTGAACGTCGCGCGCCCGCTGCTCGCGGTCAATCCGCGCAAGCAGTGGCGCGAGCTGATGGACGCCCGCCGCCAGTTCTACGCCGAAGTCGCCCGCGCCGTCGTCGCCACCGACGACCGCACCCCCGAAGAGGTAGCCCAAGCGGTCCTCGACGCACTGGAGTTGAAGGAAGCATGA
- the aroC gene encoding chorismate synthase: MSRLRWLTAGESHGPALVATLEGLPAGVPITTEMVADHLARRRLGYGRGARMKFERDEVTFLGGVRHGLTMGSPVAIMVGNTEWPKWEQVMAADPVDPQILADLARNAPLTRPRPGHADLAGMQKYGFDEARPILERASARETAARVALGAVARSYLKETAGIEIVSHVTELASAKAPYGVYPTPADVEKLDADPVRCLDADASKAMVAEIDQAHKDGDTLGGVVEVLAYDVPVGLGSHVHWDRRLDARLAAALMGIQAIKGVEVGDGFDLARVPGSKAHDEIVSTDEGIRRTSGRSGGTEGGLTTGELLRVRAAMKPIATVPRALATVDVATGEATKAHHQRSDVCAVPAAGIVAEAMVALTLADAVAEKFGGDSVPETRRNVRSYLDSLQIR, from the coding sequence TTGAGCAGGTTGCGTTGGCTGACCGCGGGAGAGTCCCACGGACCCGCACTTGTCGCGACGCTGGAGGGTCTTCCCGCCGGCGTGCCGATCACCACGGAGATGGTGGCGGACCACCTGGCCCGGCGGCGCCTCGGCTATGGGCGCGGTGCGCGTATGAAGTTCGAGCGTGACGAGGTCACCTTCCTGGGCGGCGTCCGGCACGGCCTGACCATGGGATCGCCGGTCGCGATCATGGTGGGCAACACCGAGTGGCCCAAGTGGGAGCAGGTCATGGCGGCCGACCCGGTCGACCCGCAGATCCTCGCCGACCTGGCCCGCAACGCCCCGCTGACCCGCCCGCGGCCCGGCCACGCCGACCTCGCGGGCATGCAGAAGTACGGCTTCGACGAGGCCCGCCCGATCCTGGAGCGCGCCTCCGCCCGCGAGACCGCGGCGCGTGTCGCGCTCGGCGCGGTCGCCCGCTCGTACCTCAAGGAGACGGCCGGGATCGAGATCGTCAGCCATGTGACCGAGCTGGCGAGCGCGAAGGCTCCCTACGGCGTCTACCCGACCCCCGCCGACGTCGAGAAGCTGGACGCCGACCCGGTGCGCTGCCTCGACGCGGACGCGAGCAAGGCGATGGTCGCCGAGATCGACCAGGCCCACAAGGACGGCGACACCCTCGGCGGTGTGGTGGAGGTCCTCGCGTACGACGTGCCCGTGGGTCTCGGCTCGCACGTGCACTGGGACCGGCGGCTCGACGCCCGCCTCGCCGCCGCGCTCATGGGCATCCAGGCCATCAAGGGCGTCGAGGTCGGCGACGGCTTCGACCTGGCGCGGGTGCCGGGCTCCAAGGCGCACGACGAGATCGTCTCCACCGACGAGGGCATCCGGCGCACCTCCGGCCGCTCCGGCGGCACCGAGGGCGGCCTGACCACCGGTGAACTGCTGCGCGTGCGTGCCGCGATGAAGCCCATCGCGACCGTGCCGCGCGCGCTCGCCACCGTCGACGTCGCCACCGGCGAGGCCACCAAGGCGCACCACCAGCGCTCCGACGTGTGCGCGGTCCCGGCCGCCGGCATCGTCGCCGAGGCGATGGTCGCGCTGACCCTGGCCGACGCCGTCGCCGAGAAGTTCGGCGGCGACAGCGTGCCCGAGACCCGGCGCAACGTGCGGTCGTACCTCGACAGCCTCCAGATCCGGTGA
- a CDS encoding shikimate dehydrogenase yields the protein MSAQMRRAAVLGSPIAHSLSPVLHRAAYGELGLADWTYDLFDVDEAALPGFLKGLGPEWAGLSLTMPLKRAVIPLLDEISGTAASVEAVNTVVFADDGRRVGDNTDIPGMVAALRERGIEQVDSAAILGAGATASSALAALARICTGEVVAYVRSQARAAEMREWGERLGVEVRTEDWADAERALSAPLVIATTPAGATDALSAAVPERPATLFDVLYDPWPTALAARWSMYGGAVVSGLDLLVHQAVLQVEQMTGRTPAPLAAMRKAGEHALAAR from the coding sequence ATGAGCGCCCAGATGCGCCGAGCTGCGGTACTCGGTTCCCCGATCGCCCACTCCCTCTCCCCGGTGCTGCACCGCGCCGCATACGGGGAGCTGGGCCTGGCCGACTGGACGTACGACCTGTTCGACGTCGACGAGGCGGCCCTGCCCGGGTTTCTGAAAGGCCTCGGTCCCGAGTGGGCCGGGCTCTCGCTGACCATGCCGCTCAAGCGCGCGGTGATCCCGCTGCTCGACGAGATCAGCGGGACCGCCGCTTCCGTCGAGGCGGTCAACACCGTCGTCTTCGCGGACGACGGCCGCCGCGTCGGCGACAACACCGACATCCCCGGTATGGTCGCCGCCCTGCGGGAGCGCGGCATCGAGCAGGTCGATTCGGCCGCGATCCTCGGCGCGGGCGCCACCGCCTCGTCCGCTCTCGCCGCGCTCGCGCGGATCTGCACGGGCGAGGTCGTCGCGTACGTACGCAGTCAGGCGCGTGCGGCCGAGATGCGGGAGTGGGGCGAGCGGCTCGGGGTCGAGGTGCGGACGGAGGACTGGGCGGACGCCGAGCGGGCGCTGAGCGCGCCGCTCGTGATCGCCACGACTCCGGCCGGCGCCACCGACGCGCTGTCCGCCGCCGTGCCCGAGCGGCCCGCCACCCTCTTCGACGTCCTGTACGACCCCTGGCCCACCGCTCTGGCGGCCCGCTGGTCGATGTACGGAGGCGCCGTCGTCAGCGGTCTTGACCTCCTCGTGCACCAGGCGGTGCTGCAGGTCGAGCAGATGACCGGGCGTACGCCCGCGCCGCTGGCCGCCATGCGCAAGGCGGGGGAGCACGCGCTGGCCGCGCGCTGA
- the mltG gene encoding endolytic transglycosylase MltG, which produces MTEYGRGPGSEPWHPEDPLYGDGGWGGQQAASGPSPYGGQGQYDPQQPQHPQQQSQYDDWSTGQQQAYGQQQYGGPTGQQQYNGGPTGQQQYNGGPDQQYNGGWDTGQQQGHVPYTADPSDPYGHQPGGYGAESPDFYGTPDAYPPPEPPSRRRGEPEPQQDWDPGPDQGEHAFFSGADDDEDDDTPPGRRGDRRGGRGGKKPKKRRSGCACLVVTVVFAGGLGGVGYFGYQFYQDRFGTSPDYAGEGSGVTIVDIPKGSGGYVIGQKLKEAGVVKSVDAFVSAQAQNDRGDTIQAGVYTLKKEMSAKSAVDLMLSPKSRNNLIIPEGRRNAWVYEQVDSRLDLKKGTTEDVAQKKWKDLGLPSWANTNKDIKDPLEGFLYPAAYPVAKGQKPEDVLKKMVAHANEQYEAIDLKSKAAALNLKDPLQVLTVASLVQAEGKYKHDFEKVATVVYNRLKPGNTETYGLLDFDSTVNYLRGKSELATGSVDELRKINDPYNTYKIKGLPPGPIGNPGEVALKSALNPAKGDWYYFVSVSEDKTLFAKTNEEQNRNREKYEENLKEQNGQ; this is translated from the coding sequence ATGACTGAGTATGGCCGGGGTCCAGGCTCCGAACCGTGGCATCCCGAGGACCCGTTGTACGGGGACGGCGGATGGGGAGGACAGCAGGCCGCGAGCGGCCCGTCCCCCTACGGCGGCCAGGGGCAGTACGACCCTCAGCAGCCGCAGCACCCCCAGCAGCAGTCGCAGTACGACGACTGGAGCACGGGCCAGCAGCAGGCGTACGGCCAGCAGCAGTACGGCGGGCCCACCGGTCAGCAGCAGTACAACGGCGGGCCCACCGGTCAGCAGCAGTACAACGGCGGCCCTGACCAGCAGTACAACGGCGGCTGGGACACCGGGCAGCAGCAGGGCCATGTCCCGTACACCGCCGACCCGTCGGACCCCTACGGCCACCAGCCGGGCGGCTACGGCGCGGAGAGCCCCGACTTCTACGGCACTCCCGACGCCTACCCGCCGCCGGAGCCGCCGTCCCGCCGTCGCGGCGAGCCGGAGCCGCAGCAGGACTGGGACCCGGGCCCGGACCAGGGCGAGCACGCCTTCTTCTCGGGCGCCGACGACGACGAGGACGACGACACGCCGCCGGGACGTCGCGGGGACCGCCGCGGCGGCCGGGGTGGCAAGAAGCCGAAGAAGCGCAGGAGCGGCTGCGCGTGCCTGGTCGTGACGGTGGTCTTCGCCGGCGGGCTCGGCGGGGTCGGCTATTTCGGCTATCAGTTCTACCAGGACCGATTCGGTACGTCGCCGGATTACGCGGGCGAGGGCTCGGGCGTCACGATCGTCGACATTCCCAAGGGGTCCGGCGGCTATGTGATCGGCCAGAAGCTGAAGGAAGCCGGGGTCGTCAAGAGCGTCGACGCCTTCGTCTCCGCGCAGGCGCAGAACGACAGGGGCGACACGATCCAGGCGGGTGTTTACACCCTCAAAAAGGAAATGTCCGCCAAGAGCGCCGTCGACCTCATGCTGAGCCCGAAGAGCCGCAACAACCTCATCATTCCCGAGGGCAGGCGGAACGCCTGGGTCTATGAGCAGGTCGATTCCCGTCTTGACCTCAAGAAGGGGACCACCGAGGACGTCGCCCAGAAGAAATGGAAGGATCTCGGACTTCCTTCCTGGGCGAATACGAACAAGGACATCAAGGACCCGCTGGAAGGGTTCCTCTATCCCGCCGCATATCCCGTGGCCAAGGGCCAGAAGCCCGAGGACGTCCTCAAGAAGATGGTCGCCCACGCCAATGAGCAGTACGAGGCGATCGACCTCAAGTCGAAGGCCGCCGCGCTGAATCTGAAGGACCCGCTCCAGGTTCTGACGGTCGCGAGCCTCGTCCAGGCCGAGGGCAAGTACAAGCACGACTTCGAGAAGGTCGCGACGGTCGTCTACAACCGTCTCAAGCCGGGCAACACGGAGACGTACGGCCTCCTGGACTTCGACTCGACGGTCAACTACCTGCGCGGTAAGTCGGAGTTGGCGACAGGTTCGGTCGATGAACTCCGCAAGATCAACGACCCGTACAACACCTACAAGATCAAGGGCCTGCCTCCCGGCCCGATCGGCAACCCGGGCGAAGTGGCACTGAAGTCCGCGCTGAATCCGGCCAAGGGCGACTGGTACTACTTCGTCTCCGTCAGCGAGGACAAGACGCTCTTCGCGAAGACGAACGAGGAACAGAACCGGAACCGCGAGAAGTACGAAGAGAACCTGAAGGAACAGAACGGTCAATGA